CGAAGCCGTAAGGGTAACGCACTCGCGTCGTCGGACGCGAGCGGACAGTCGCCGCACGCGTTCGTTCATGCGTTTCTCGGCGATGATGCGACGTGTTTCTTGCTCGATTCGGCGGCAATGCGGCGCGTCGCGAACGGTCGGCGCGCAATTGCCGCAAGACGCGGCGAGCGAGGGAAAAGGCGGCGCGTGCGCGTTGCGCTCGTCGGGCTCGTTGGGCTCATCGTGTTCGTCGTGTTCGTCGTGCTCATGGCGCTTGCCGCGGAGGTCGTCGACGTGCCGGGCGGCGCATTGCCCGGCAATGGGAAGGTCTCGGAGTTCGCGGCGCCGGATGCGCTGTCGGCGGATCGCGGGCCGGCTGATCGCGGCGAGCGCGCTTGAAGCCGCGGGCGTTGCGATGACCGCCGAGCGACGCGGCGGTCATGGGGAACGCAGGAGGCGCGAGATGGCGATCCCGGCTCCCACGCGTCGTAGCTGCGACTGCGATGAACCGGCCGTTTCGCCGTCTGTTTCGCCGGCCGTTTCGATGCGCGGGGCGCGATGCCGAGCGCATGCGCAACGCGCGCGGCCTGCCGCTCGCGCGCGTCAGGCCGCGCCGGCCGGCGACCCGTCGCGCGAGGCCCGGGCGACGGGCGGCGCGCGTGCCTCGCGTGTTAGCATCGCAAGTCGTTTTCGCCATCCATCATCCAGCGGGAAATCTCATGCAGATCGGTCAGCGGCTCGGCACGCCGCTTTCGCCGTCCGCCACGCGCGTCATGCTGCTCGGCGCGGGCGAGTTGGGCAAGGAAGTCATCATCGCGTTGCAGCGGCTCGGCGTCGAAGTGATCGCCGTCGACCGCTATCCGAACGCACCCGGGCATCAGGTCGCGCATCGCGCGCACGTGATCGACATGACGGACCCGGACGCGCTGCGCGCGCTCGTCGACGCGGAGCGTGCGCATCTCGTCGTGCCGGAAATCGAGGCGATTGCGACCGACGCGCTCGCCGAGATCGAAGCGGCGGGCGTCGCCGAGGTGATCCCGACCGCGCGCGCGACGCAGCTCACGATGAATCGCGAGGGCATCCGCCGGCTCGCGGCCGAGGAGCTTGGGCTGCCCACGTCGCCGTACGCGTTCGCGCAGTCGTTCGACGCGTTCAGGGCGGCCGTCGCGCAGATCGGTTTTCCGTGCGTCGTGAAGCCCGTGATGTCGTCGTCGGGCAAGGGGCAGTCGGTCGTGAGGAGCGACGCCGACGTCGAGCCCGCGTGGCAGTACGCGATGGCGGGCGGGCGCGTGAATCACGGCCGCGTGATCGTCGAGGGCTTCGTGCAGTTCGATTACGAGATCACGCAGCTCACGGTGCGCGCGATCGATCCGGCGAGCCTCAAGACGCGCACCTATTTCTGCGAGCCGATCGGGCATGTGCAGGTCGCGGGCGACTATGTCGAATCGTGGCAGCCGCAGCCGATGAGCGCGAAGGCGCTCGAACGCTCGCGCGACATCGCGCATCGCGTGACGAGCGCGCTCGGCGGCCGCGGGATCTTCGGCGTCGAGCTGTTCGTGCGCGGCGACGATGTCTGGTTCTCCGAGGTGAGCCCGCGCCCGCACGACACGGGGCTCGTGACGCTCGCGTCGCAGCGCCAGTCGGAGTTCGAATTGCATGCGCGCGCGATCCTCGGCCTGCCGGTCGAGCCGGCGCTCGCGACGCCCGCCGCGTCGGCCGTGATCTACGGCGGGCTCGACGAGGCGGGCATCGCATTCGAAGGCGTGCGCGACGCGCTCGCGGTGCCGGGCGCCGACCTGCGGCTGTTCGGCAAGCCCGAGAGCTTCGCGAAGCGCCGGATGGGCGTCGCGCTCGCGACGGGCGCGAACGTCGACGAAGCGCGCGAGCGCGCGAAGCGGGCGGCCGCCGCGGTGCGTCCCGTGTCCGCGCGCTGACGAACGGCGGCGTGCGCTGCGACCGGATCGTGCCGGTCGCGCCGTGAGCCGCTGCGTTCGCAGCAGTCGTGGTTGCCGGCCCGATGCGGCGCGCTTGCGCGCGGCGAGGCCGGACGAGGAGGTTGCAATGAAGTGGATGTTGATCGTTGCATGGTGCGCGTCAACGGCGGGCTGCGGGCTCGCCGCCGCGCCGTGCCGGGTTGCGTCGGCGGGGCTGAAGATCGTGCCCTTGGTCGGCCACGTCGCGGCCGCGCCGACCGACGCGTGCGCGGGCGTCATCGATCCGGATTGAGGGGGCGGCGCGCGGCGCTCGCGCGGCTCGCCCCCATCGCTTGACGAGGAAGGACATGAACAAGAAAACGCTGACGGCGATCGGCATCGCCGGTCTGTGCGCCGCCGCTAGCGCCGCACATGCGGCGCGGCTGACCGTCGAGGAGATCGACGCCGACGCGCGCGACACCGTCGTCTATCGGTGCGCGAACGAGCCGAAGCCGGTGCGGGTGTCGTACTGGCGCGCGGGCAACGGCCAGAGCTTCGCGCTCGTGCCGGTCAACGGCATGCGGCTGCTGTTCGTCGACACCGTATCGGCGTCGGGCGTGCGCTATCAGGCGGGCCGCTACGTCTGGTGGACGAAGGGGCGCGACGCGAACCTGTACGACGAAATCGCGGGCGAGAACGCGCCGCCCGTGCTGGGCGACTGCAGCGAGATTCGCAAGAAGCGCGGGAACGGCTGAGCGCCGGGGCGTGCGTCGGCTTTGCCGGCGCCGCGGCGGGTGAGCTTGTTCCGCGCGTCCGCTGCGCTCTCGCGTGGGGCCGGGCCGGCGGCGCGGGGGCGGTCGAAGCATCGACGCGGCGGCGTGCCCGAAACACGCCGCTGCGCGAAACGCTTCGGCAAGGCGAGTCCGCGACCGGGCGGCGTCGCCGGACCGGCGAATGCGCCGCATCGCACGGCGGCGCGCATGACGGGACGGCCGCCGCGCCGTGGCACGCATCGGCGGCCGGGCCGAGCCGATCGCCGATGCCTGCCCGCCGACCGAGCCGATTCGCGAGGGATGCTACAATAACGCCCTTTCTGCCGGCGCTCCTGCCGGACGAAGCCTCGCGCGCGGCCCGGATGGCCTCAAGCGCCGGCGGCGCCCTGCGGCGCGCCGCGGCTTCGTGTTCATTCCGAAGTGGGTTGCGTCGCCTGTCTCGCGAGCGAGCAGGTCGTGCGCTGGATGTCCCGCCGCGCCTTTTGAGCGAAACGCCACCATGTCCGATTCTGTTGCCAAGCCTGTCGACGCGACGTTCGATCAATTCGGCCTTGCCGCCGAGATCCTGAGAGCGATTGCCGAGCAGGGCTATACGACGCCGACGCCGATCCAGGCGAACGCGATTCCGGTCGTGCTGTCCGGCCGCGACGTGATGGGCGCCGCGCAGACCGGCACCGGCAAGACCGCGAGCTTCTCGCTGCCGATCATCCAGCGGCTGCTGCCGCAGGCGAACACGAGCGCGTCGCCGGCGCGCCACCCGGTGCGCGCGCTGATTCTCACGCCGACCCGCGAGCTTGCCGACCAGGTCGCCGCGAACGTGCATGCGTATGCGAAGCACACGCCGCTGCGCAGCGCCGTCGTGTTCGGCGGCGTCGACATGAACCCGCAGATGGCCGAACTGCGTCGCGGCGTCGAGATCCTGATCGCGACGCCCGGGCGCCTGCTCGACCACGTTCAGCAGAAGACCGCGAATCTCGGCCAGGTGCAGATCCTCGTGCTCGACGAGGCGGACCGGATGCTCGACATGGGTTTCCTGCCCGATCTGCAGCGAATTCTGAACCTGCTGCCGAAAGAGCGTCAGACGCTGCTTTTCTCGGCGACGTTCTCGCCCGAGATCAAGAAGCTCGCGTCGACCTACCTGCGCAATCCGCAGACGATCGAGGTCGCGCGCAGCAACGCGGCCGCGTCGACCGTCACGCAGATCGTCTACGACGTCGCCGAAGGCGACAAGCAGGCGGCCGTCGTCAAGCTGATCCGCGATCGCTCGCTCAAGCAGGTGATCGTGTTCTGCAACAGCAAGATCGGCGCGAGCCGCCTCGCGCGCCAGATCGAGCGCGACGGCATCGTCGCGGCCGCGATTCACGGGGACCGTTCGCAGAGCGAGCGGATGCAGGCGCTCGACGCGTTCAAGCGCGGCGAGATCGAAGCGCTCGTCGCGACCGACGTCGCCGCGCGCGGCCTCGACATCGCCGAACTGCCGGCCGTCATCAACTTCGATCTGCCGTTCAATGCGGAAGACTATGTGCACCGGATCGGCCGCACCGGGCGCGCGGGCGCGTCGGGCGACGCGCTGTCGCTGTGCAGCCCGAACGAGCGCAAGCAACTCGCCGACATCGAGAAGCTGATCAAGCGGACACTGTCGCTCGAAACGCTCGAGCTCGACCTGCCGCGCCATCGCCACGACGAGCGCGGCGGCCGCCGCGAACGCGAGCGCGACGAGCGCCGCGGCGCATCGGCCGGCCGCCGCTCGGCGGGCGGCGAGCGCGCGCATCATCCGCGCCGCGAAGCGCCGATCGACGATTTCTTCCTGAAGCCGTACGTGCCGTCGTCGTCCGCTAACCAGCCGGAAGAGGCGAAGCCGGCGCAGCCGGAGAAAAAGGCGCCGAAGCAGCCGCTCGCCGCGCTGCTGGGCGGCTTCGGGATGCCGCGCAAGACGTCGTCTTGATGCGGAATCGGACGTCGGGCGCCGGAAACGCGGCGCGGAACCGATGAGACGAGGGGCGGACGCGCAGGCATCCGCCCTTTCTTTTTGCGCAGGCGGTGAGCGGCAGGGTGATCGGAGCCGTGACGGCGAAGGGCCGCGGTCGCGGCCGGGATCGGGGTGGAATCGCCCGGTTCGGCGAGGCGCGGGCGGTGGCGCGGCGACGGGGGCGCGTGATGTCCGCGAATCGGCGATCGCGCACGGCGCAGCCGGGAGACTGCCGAAGCGAAGAGGCGGCCGAGGCCCGCCGGGGGGCTCTCAGCGACGCGCGTTCGGCCCGAAGCGCGCGTCCCACGCGGCGATCGCGGCCGGCTGGAACGCGTCGAGCGACACGCACGCGGCGCCGTCGAGCGCGAGCCCCAAATGCCGCGCGGCCGCGGCGAGCGCGGGCAGCGGGGCGGCGGGATCGAGCGCCGCCGCGCCCGTCTGCTTGCTGAGCTTTTCGCCGTTCGCATCGACGACGACGGGCACGTGCAAATAGCGCGGCGTCGGCAGTCCGAGGCAGCGCTGCAGGTAAATCTGGCGAGCGGTCGAGTCGAGCAGGTCGGCGCCGCGCACGACGTGCGTGATGTTCGCATCGCCATCGTCGACGACGACCGCGAGCTGATACGCCCATTGTCCGTCCGCGCGCTTGAGCACGAAGTCGCCGACTTCGGTCGCGAGATCCTGGGTCTGCGCGCGCTGCCAGCGATCGTCGAACGTGATGACGGCCGCCGCGCCGTCCGGCACG
Above is a window of Burkholderia thailandensis E264 DNA encoding:
- the purT gene encoding formate-dependent phosphoribosylglycinamide formyltransferase, coding for MQIGQRLGTPLSPSATRVMLLGAGELGKEVIIALQRLGVEVIAVDRYPNAPGHQVAHRAHVIDMTDPDALRALVDAERAHLVVPEIEAIATDALAEIEAAGVAEVIPTARATQLTMNREGIRRLAAEELGLPTSPYAFAQSFDAFRAAVAQIGFPCVVKPVMSSSGKGQSVVRSDADVEPAWQYAMAGGRVNHGRVIVEGFVQFDYEITQLTVRAIDPASLKTRTYFCEPIGHVQVAGDYVESWQPQPMSAKALERSRDIAHRVTSALGGRGIFGVELFVRGDDVWFSEVSPRPHDTGLVTLASQRQSEFELHARAILGLPVEPALATPAASAVIYGGLDEAGIAFEGVRDALAVPGADLRLFGKPESFAKRRMGVALATGANVDEARERAKRAAAAVRPVSAR
- a CDS encoding DUF6726 family protein; protein product: MKWMLIVAWCASTAGCGLAAAPCRVASAGLKIVPLVGHVAAAPTDACAGVIDPD
- a CDS encoding MliC family protein; its protein translation is MNKKTLTAIGIAGLCAAASAAHAARLTVEEIDADARDTVVYRCANEPKPVRVSYWRAGNGQSFALVPVNGMRLLFVDTVSASGVRYQAGRYVWWTKGRDANLYDEIAGENAPPVLGDCSEIRKKRGNG
- a CDS encoding DEAD/DEAH box helicase, whose protein sequence is MSDSVAKPVDATFDQFGLAAEILRAIAEQGYTTPTPIQANAIPVVLSGRDVMGAAQTGTGKTASFSLPIIQRLLPQANTSASPARHPVRALILTPTRELADQVAANVHAYAKHTPLRSAVVFGGVDMNPQMAELRRGVEILIATPGRLLDHVQQKTANLGQVQILVLDEADRMLDMGFLPDLQRILNLLPKERQTLLFSATFSPEIKKLASTYLRNPQTIEVARSNAAASTVTQIVYDVAEGDKQAAVVKLIRDRSLKQVIVFCNSKIGASRLARQIERDGIVAAAIHGDRSQSERMQALDAFKRGEIEALVATDVAARGLDIAELPAVINFDLPFNAEDYVHRIGRTGRAGASGDALSLCSPNERKQLADIEKLIKRTLSLETLELDLPRHRHDERGGRRERERDERRGASAGRRSAGGERAHHPRREAPIDDFFLKPYVPSSSANQPEEAKPAQPEKKAPKQPLAALLGGFGMPRKTSS
- the gluQRS gene encoding tRNA glutamyl-Q(34) synthetase GluQRS — its product is MTRYRGRFAPSPTGPLHFGSLVGALASWLDARAWGGAWLVRIEDIDGPRTVPGAAEAILATLRGFGFVPDEPAVWQSARVAHYEAALARLTAAGLVYPCGCSRKEIADSLRAAHERHTTLAYPGTCRAGLHGKAARAWRLRVPDGAAAVITFDDRWQRAQTQDLATEVGDFVLKRADGQWAYQLAVVVDDGDANITHVVRGADLLDSTARQIYLQRCLGLPTPRYLHVPVVVDANGEKLSKQTGAAALDPAAPLPALAAAARHLGLALDGAACVSLDAFQPAAIAAWDARFGPNARR